The genomic region TCTCATTTCGTACTAAATCTTCAAACAATAGAGTTATGTTCTTTATCTTCATCATCTTCATCGCACACTTTGAAAACTGGATGGACATATGCGCTTTGGAGGTAGTCTCTCACGTTCAAGTCTGGATCTCTTGCATGTTCCAGATCATCCTTCATCTTCGCTTCCTGATCCCACAAGAAAAGCAAGAGAAAATCTTAGAGAGATGGAGAGAGATCTGGCACGAAGTATGAAAAAAAACTGAACTGAAAGAGGTAACAAGGTGCTGTCTTTGCTCGAAGAGGAAACAGCTGGCATGCTGACATACCTGTAATGGATATCTAACAAATGCAGGTTCAAAACGATCTGCACAATACTTATAAAACACTATGGTGGATACTGGAAGTACGAGAAGAAATGGCGTAGCAAGAGCAGCTCTTTTGGTACTCAACAGTCCTAATAGAATCAGTTGAGAGATAATCAGAGCACATACAATGCGACCATGGACATCAGGCCAGAATGCTGCACCACTTTCATATTCCTGGCTATAAACATTTACGATCTGCATTCAGAGAGAATAGTGATACATCCCACAAAAGAATAATAATGGATAAGTGGATATATAAGTTGAACAATAGGTGCAAATGGCATTGGTCACAAGTCACAACTAGTATCTACATATGAATGGATATACTGACTGTACTATTCCTTCTACTATGAAAAGTAGTAGCTAAAGATACCAAGTCTTTACCTGATGACGGAACACAGCATAAGCCAGGCCAAAGAAAACGATTATGAACAGAAGTAAAACTGGTGTAATTGTAGAGTATACAAAGCCCAGTAAGATATAAAGCTGTATACGAGGCTCCCCAACATGGAAACCAATACTTCCTGGAGCCATTGCCTCCTCCCTGTCCTTATCAGTCTTCACTAGGAAGGTATTCTTAAAGTGATATAGAATCAGTGGCAGCAACATTAAGATCTCAGCAGCGATACCAGCCCACCCATCAACCATTATATATGTCATGAAGAAAGTAGCTTTCATTGGGATTGCAAAGCCGATTGTCTCTGGAATGCTGCCAAAAAAACTTTAAGTCAAAATTTAAATGATACTAGAAGAAAGTTTATATACTTTTAGTTTCAAAATACATACACATTTGCTGATTGGTGAATTAAAGTATAAAGCTGATCAAATGCTGATCCGACAAAAATGCTACCCAGGAATACATTCATTAAAGAAAAGAGGTAGTATCTAGACGCTACTCTCCTCTCAAGAGAAGACCGAGAAGGATAACCCTCAAATTTAGCCATCATCATCAATATCATTGGCAAAAATATCAAAAATAACTTCAATGCAATTCCCGGTAGAAAGCCTGTCATGACTGACTTGATGAACTTCCTGCATATGTATCAAGGTAAGATTACTAACTAGTGCTAGTAAAAACTAGATGCCAAGTCAAAAAGGTTCAAGGAAGAGATAACTCACAGTTTGACAATGGGATTTAGGAATGGAGCTTCTTTCTTAAGTCCCTCCACACTTGCAAGAGATTGTACAAATGCAATGGGGATCAAGGAAAACAAGGTGAGGAAAACAAATGCAACACCCATGATGAGCCTCTTAACAGTGAGTTTCACATATGGAATTGCCAGATTTGGCCAATATACATCACGCGGCTCTGGAGCCCATTCAGTTAACCAAGTAGTTGGATTTCTAGATTGCTGAGTTTGCGCACAAACAGCAGCACCCCATCTGCTTTTAAAGGACACAAAGGCAGCTGGCATGATAGACTTGGGATCGTTTTTAACCCTCTCCCTTTCTTCAGGTATCTGAGAAAAAAACAATAATGCATTTGAAACAACCAAGAACATGGCAGTATATATTTGACAAAGAAATGAATAAACTGGTACGTACTTCCTTCTTCATTTTCACAATCTCAGATTGATAATGTTCAATTGCATCAACTTTCTTTCCCCAAAGCCCAAGAAAACCAGTCTGATAGTCGTATATGCACATCCAGGTCAAAGAGAAAATCAAATATCAACTTTAGAACTTGGAAACACTTTAGCAGTTAGTAGAAGATCAATTTATTTACCTTAATGAAGGGCCTCACTGAAGTTTTGCTTCTTTCAAGTTTGTTCTCGTAGTAGACAAGCCAGTTATCCATTTTTTTCTTCTTCTTTACCAATTTTGCAAGCTTGTTGGCGTCGTATACCACCTGCAAATAGTTTTTTAACTGGATCAAGTTTGAGAAAACACAAGACTTCTTTCTAAACAAACAATTGTATAGCTTCAGCAGTTCAAGGATTAAGTAAAGAGGACGTTTCAAAAGCTCTATCCTGGCAAAGAGAACATAATGAAATATGGATACCTATTCAATAGGAAGTGTGTATGGCTTGCCAGGATAAAGATACTGCAGATACTGCATTGTTGATTTTGTAAACCCAAAACTTTCTCATGTAAAATCTCACAAAAATGCATTAGTGAAATAAAGCTTTAATAGGTTTATATACAATGATAACTCTCTTAAGCCTGTAAATGATAGCGTCTTAAAATTCTAATCGACATTTTGTACTGTATAAGAGCACATATTCTTTGGGAACAAACCTGATGAGTAAGATAATGATCTGGATGGTTGGCCAGAAAAAAGTGCTCCACAACCTCACTTACAGATTCCTCTGGATCTGGTGGAACATTTCTTACAAGGGCCTGTAAACAATAAGCTAATTTGGCTTGTAAGCATGCCATTGTGGATTTTTATCATTTTTTCTGAAAGATAATGCAGATGAACTCTGCTTGTATCTGCCGTATAGGCTAGCTAAACATTCAAGAATATTTATCAGCTAACCTCAAATATTAACGTCAGTTCTTATGCTTACTACTTTAAAATATACATGATCACTATATCAAGCAATTGACATCAGTGCTCAAATCTTAATCTGAACTCTACTTAGGCACAAAGCAATGAAGATGAAATGCTTATTCTTAGCATATTCATGATAAGTATATCAACCATTGACATTGTGCTCATGAGTTTCTTATTTGAATAAACACTGATTTAAACTTATATGTAGAGGCATTGAGTCAATCTCACCGTAAATTTATCTGGTCGTCGTTTTTCTGTTGCAAGAAAATGCAACCGCATTGTGGCAACTTTCTCATACTCCCTCAACAGCACACAACATGTCCAAAAGGTGAAGGCATACGCCATCACTACATGAGTCCACAATCTGTCAAATACAACCGCATGAATATTGCAGTACTCATTTGTCAGCAAGATATAAGAAACTTATGCATGATTGAATTCTTCAAAATTTTCTACTGTCTTCATGAATTGGATGTAAATAACACCACATAGGTAGACTAAATACAGAGAGTAACAGTGGCAACAATTAGAAAATGAATGCTACTATGATATTTAGAATTATCCAACAATCATTTGTTCTACAAAAAGGCAGAAACTTTATAGAGGCGGGTGTCTCACCTTTGAGATCTATATGGGATATTTGAAATAGAGAGCTTATCAATGTTTGTAGAAGTAATATTGGCTTGCTTGCCGGCTATATCCAAAGTGTTATCTGTCCAGTTGATCGGTATCAAAATAACCCATGCAACAAATGCTATTGGAACAAAGATTTTAAGCCTGCATGAATTCAACTACATAAGGAGAATAGAATCATCAACATAAGCTAACATCTTAGAAGTGAAGAACTAAAATGACTTGCATTTTCAAAAGAATTATGCATATAATTAAGAAAAGATCAAAATAAAAGAGAACTTTGCAGCCTACCCCATCAAGTATATCCTCAAGTAAACAGCAGAATCCAATCCTGCATGATCAATAAGCTCCGGTTCCGGCATCTTCAATGCTTCCGGCACCCAATTCAGAAACCTCACATATGACCTATAGTCTAGATTGACAAATTTGCTCCCGAATGTGCCAGAGCTTGTGGGACTGCCTCTCTCTCCCTTCAAATACCATTTCGCAAAGTACACTCTGTCGTTGCAA from Fragaria vesca subsp. vesca linkage group LG3, FraVesHawaii_1.0, whole genome shotgun sequence harbors:
- the LOC101301560 gene encoding uncharacterized membrane protein C2G11.09-like, which encodes MATLWDIGVGAAINILSAFVFFIIFAFLRLQPCNDRVYFAKWYLKGERGSPTSSGTFGSKFVNLDYRSYVRFLNWVPEALKMPEPELIDHAGLDSAVYLRIYLMGLKIFVPIAFVAWVILIPINWTDNTLDIAGKQANITSTNIDKLSISNIPYRSQRLWTHVVMAYAFTFWTCCVLLREYEKVATMRLHFLATEKRRPDKFTALVRNVPPDPEESVSEVVEHFFLANHPDHYLTHQVVYDANKLAKLVKKKKKMDNWLVYYENKLERSKTSVRPFIKTGFLGLWGKKVDAIEHYQSEIVKMKKEIPEERERVKNDPKSIMPAAFVSFKSRWGAAVCAQTQQSRNPTTWLTEWAPEPRDVYWPNLAIPYVKLTVKRLIMGVAFVFLTLFSLIPIAFVQSLASVEGLKKEAPFLNPIVKLKFIKSVMTGFLPGIALKLFLIFLPMILMMMAKFEGYPSRSSLERRVASRYYLFSLMNVFLGSIFVGSAFDQLYTLIHQSANVIPETIGFAIPMKATFFMTYIMVDGWAGIAAEILMLLPLILYHFKNTFLVKTDKDREEAMAPGSIGFHVGEPRIQLYILLGFVYSTITPVLLLFIIVFFGLAYAVFRHQIVNVYSQEYESGAAFWPDVHGRIVCALIISQLILLGLLSTKRAALATPFLLVLPVSTIVFYKYCADRFEPAFVRYPLQEAKMKDDLEHARDPDLNVRDYLQSAYVHPVFKVCDEDDEDKEHNSIV